In Flavobacteriales bacterium, a genomic segment contains:
- a CDS encoding undecaprenyl/decaprenyl-phosphate alpha-N-acetylglucosaminyl 1-phosphate transferase, producing the protein MDIVILGFITAFFIVLLATPSLIKVAKLKRLVDEPSEARKLHISSVPTIGGIIIFAGFIFAYALWFPTEDRNYFYDPYNDLLQAFDQFKYMIASLLILFFIGVKDDIIGTAPLYKLVGHMLVAFILVLMADVRIESMHGLFGYEQIPDWFSIMLSVFTYVVIVNGFNLIDGVDGLAAGVGMIACAFFALWFYMAGDIPLTLLASCLAGALFAFLIFNFHPARIFMGDSGSMLIGAVMSVLAIMMVEHDTSKLPESIMHISTPVLAMSILSYPLVDTLRVFMLRALAGNSPFLADKNHIHHKLLSSGLNHSRTALAVYLLNISLVMINLLFMQLNVTLAFLLMLASATLLYHLPLLIRSRKKV; encoded by the coding sequence GTGGATATAGTCATCCTAGGTTTCATCACAGCATTCTTCATCGTTCTGTTGGCCACACCGAGTCTGATCAAGGTGGCCAAACTGAAGAGATTGGTAGATGAGCCTTCTGAAGCGCGCAAGCTGCATATCTCCAGTGTTCCTACCATAGGCGGGATTATCATTTTTGCGGGATTCATATTCGCTTACGCCCTGTGGTTCCCTACGGAGGACCGCAACTACTTCTACGACCCATATAACGACTTGCTCCAGGCATTCGATCAGTTCAAATACATGATCGCTTCCTTGCTCATACTCTTCTTCATTGGCGTGAAGGATGACATCATCGGCACCGCCCCCCTGTATAAGCTGGTAGGCCATATGCTCGTAGCCTTCATCCTGGTACTTATGGCCGATGTGCGTATCGAGAGCATGCACGGTCTTTTCGGTTATGAACAGATACCGGATTGGTTCTCTATCATGTTGTCGGTCTTTACCTACGTGGTCATTGTGAATGGTTTCAACCTGATCGATGGTGTAGATGGTCTCGCAGCAGGTGTAGGGATGATCGCCTGCGCATTCTTCGCGCTGTGGTTCTATATGGCGGGGGATATTCCCTTGACCCTTTTGGCCTCTTGTCTGGCCGGAGCCCTGTTTGCATTCTTGATCTTCAACTTCCATCCTGCCCGCATATTCATGGGTGATAGTGGATCTATGCTTATCGGGGCTGTGATGAGCGTGCTCGCGATCATGATGGTAGAGCATGATACGTCCAAGTTGCCTGAATCCATAATGCATATCTCCACGCCAGTATTGGCCATGTCCATCTTGAGCTATCCATTAGTAGACACTTTGCGGGTCTTCATGTTGCGCGCCTTGGCAGGTAATTCACCCTTCCTTGCAGACAAGAACCATATCCATCATAAACTACTCTCATCCGGTCTGAATCATTCGCGTACCGCCTTGGCGGTATATCTGCTGAATATCAGTCTGGTCATGATCAACCTATTGTTCATGCAGCTGAATGTGACCCTGGCATTCCTGCTGATGTTGGCTTCGGCCACCTTGCTGTACCACCTACCCTTGCTCATCCGTTCTAGGAAAAAGGTATGA
- a CDS encoding cytochrome C oxidase subunit IV family protein yields the protein MERDDLIYDEQYAVAAKHDDEHGKQIRKKIWKVTALLTIVTVIEVAIGATIPRESGSTTWTIVKWLFIGMTLLKAAYIVLVFMHLGDERKSLKYTILAPYIVFILYLIFIALTESAYINDLFYAE from the coding sequence ATGGAGAGAGACGATCTCATATACGATGAACAATATGCGGTAGCTGCTAAGCATGACGATGAGCATGGCAAACAGATTCGCAAGAAGATCTGGAAAGTAACCGCTCTACTGACCATCGTCACTGTTATAGAAGTGGCCATCGGTGCGACCATACCTCGCGAGAGCGGTAGCACGACATGGACCATCGTCAAGTGGCTCTTTATCGGGATGACCCTTTTGAAGGCCGCATATATCGTGCTGGTGTTCATGCATTTAGGAGATGAGCGCAAGAGCCTCAAATACACCATACTGGCGCCTTACATAGTCTTTATACTCTACTTGATCTTTATCGCCCTGACCGAGTCGGCCTATATCAATGACTTGTTCTATGCAGAATGA
- a CDS encoding DUF420 domain-containing protein — MPSWMQNAPRFNALINGTCALLLIASLIAIKNKKVTLHRRLNTSAMVLSVVFLLNYVVFHYFSGDTSYGGEFRTAYYIILITHILLAGLSLPFILLAYYRGYIGAIAKHKRLVRFTYPVWLYVCITGVVVYLFLAPYYAF, encoded by the coding sequence ATGCCGTCTTGGATGCAGAACGCTCCCAGGTTCAACGCACTCATCAATGGCACCTGTGCCCTGCTGCTCATTGCATCTCTGATCGCTATCAAGAACAAGAAGGTCACCTTACATAGGAGACTGAATACCTCGGCCATGGTACTGAGTGTCGTCTTCTTGCTCAACTATGTGGTCTTCCACTATTTCTCTGGTGACACAAGCTATGGCGGGGAATTCAGAACGGCCTACTACATCATTCTGATCACACATATCTTACTGGCCGGCCTATCCCTTCCTTTTATCCTCTTGGCCTACTACAGGGGATATATCGGTGCCATTGCCAAGCACAAGCGTTTGGTGCGATTTACCTATCCCGTCTGGCTCTATGTGTGTATCACAGGTGTCGTTGTGTACCTTTTCTTAGCCCCATATTACGCCTTCTAG
- a CDS encoding GDP-L-fucose synthase, whose amino-acid sequence MNKQARIYVAGHRGMVGSAIVRALEDAGFDNLLLRSSGELDLTNQQATLEFFQEYRPEYVFLAAAKVGGIQANNVYRADFLYRNLMIEANVIHSAHLTDVSKLLFLGSSCIYPKMAPQPLNEEYLLTGELEPTNEPYAIAKIAGIKLAESYRRQHGRNYISAMPTNLYGPNDNYDLENSHVLPALLRKFHEAKMEDQDTVEIWGTGSPRREFLHVDDLASACLFMMENYDEEPFLNIGTGEDISIKELALMIKEIVGFEGDLTFDTSRPDGTPRKLMDVSRIRSLGWEPKIGLQEGIRQVYEQEVKHAAFSV is encoded by the coding sequence ATGAATAAGCAAGCACGTATCTACGTGGCTGGCCACAGAGGCATGGTAGGTTCGGCCATTGTGCGGGCCTTGGAAGACGCTGGATTCGACAATCTGCTTTTGCGGAGCTCTGGAGAATTGGACCTGACAAACCAGCAGGCCACCTTGGAGTTCTTTCAGGAGTATAGGCCTGAATACGTATTTCTGGCTGCTGCCAAAGTAGGGGGGATCCAGGCCAACAATGTATATCGGGCCGATTTTTTGTATCGCAATCTGATGATCGAGGCCAACGTCATCCATTCAGCCCACCTCACCGATGTGAGCAAGCTCCTTTTCCTAGGTAGCAGTTGTATCTACCCCAAGATGGCGCCTCAACCGCTCAATGAAGAGTATCTTCTCACTGGAGAACTGGAACCGACCAATGAGCCATATGCCATTGCCAAGATCGCGGGCATCAAGCTCGCTGAAAGCTACCGCAGGCAGCATGGACGCAACTATATCTCGGCCATGCCGACCAATCTCTACGGTCCGAACGATAATTACGATCTGGAGAACTCTCATGTGCTTCCTGCCTTGCTGCGCAAATTCCATGAGGCCAAGATGGAAGACCAAGACACGGTAGAGATATGGGGTACAGGCTCACCGAGAAGGGAATTCCTGCATGTGGATGATCTGGCCAGCGCCTGCCTCTTCATGATGGAGAACTATGATGAAGAACCTTTTCTCAATATCGGAACAGGAGAAGATATCTCGATCAAAGAACTTGCACTGATGATCAAAGAGATCGTAGGTTTTGAAGGGGATTTGACCTTCGATACCTCCCGGCCGGATGGCACACCGCGTAAATTGATGGATGTGTCCCGTATCCGTTCATTGGGCTGGGAACCCAAGATCGGACTGCAAGAAGGGATACGTCAGGTCTATGAGCAAGAAGTCAAGCATGCGGCTTTCTCGGTCTAG
- a CDS encoding SCO family protein — MQHSFRDLPYFFPEEVVQKQVDGQMVNDTIWSTIPPFQFVDHQGQTLDRSYIDGHISVVDFFFTTCTTICPKMTRQMRTLVWELEEDYFDEVRFLSLTVDPEYDTPEVLMDYRKSMEITDKRWSMATGDKEEIYDLGVNGFRVTTQEDVDQQGNFLHSEKFILVDKEGHIRGYYDGTDPEEVRELEEDIKMLIGQERKQKKREGR, encoded by the coding sequence ATGCAACATAGCTTTAGGGATCTGCCTTATTTCTTCCCCGAGGAAGTCGTACAGAAACAAGTCGATGGTCAGATGGTCAATGACACCATCTGGAGTACCATTCCACCTTTCCAGTTCGTAGATCATCAAGGGCAGACCTTGGACAGAAGCTATATCGATGGACATATCTCTGTGGTGGATTTCTTTTTCACCACATGTACGACCATCTGCCCCAAGATGACCCGTCAGATGCGGACCCTGGTCTGGGAACTCGAAGAGGATTATTTCGATGAGGTTCGATTTTTATCCCTCACCGTGGATCCGGAGTACGATACGCCAGAGGTATTGATGGACTATCGCAAGAGCATGGAGATCACAGATAAGCGATGGTCCATGGCCACAGGGGATAAAGAAGAGATCTATGACCTAGGGGTGAATGGATTCCGGGTCACTACTCAAGAAGACGTTGACCAGCAAGGGAACTTCCTCCATTCGGAGAAGTTCATCCTAGTGGATAAAGAAGGCCATATCAGAGGATACTACGATGGGACCGACCCAGAAGAAGTACGGGAGTTGGAGGAGGACATCAAGATGTTGATAGGGCAAGAACGCAAGCAGAAGAAGCGTGAAGGAAGATAA
- the cyoE gene encoding protoheme IX farnesyltransferase has product MDITEIDRPSRFRDIVALAKPRLASLVVISSVLGYGLATGSASWVWTEFWALVLGGFLVTGGSNGLNQVIEYRSDLLMDRTKDRPIAAGRLSQGTGAIFSTLMGLLGLGIIWYFTNTNAFLLALAALLSYVLIYTPLKKVTPWAVFVGAFPGAIPPMLGWIAATGEFGLEPGALFAIQFIWQFPHFWSIAWVLHDDYAKAGFKLLPSAGGKDSRSAFMVLLYSLFLIPVGLLPWALGTTGIISAVVGVALSSFFSYMAFLFYKEQDIRSAKQLMFTTFFYLPVLQIIFVLDRI; this is encoded by the coding sequence TTGGATATTACAGAAATCGATCGTCCTTCCCGTTTTAGGGATATCGTGGCCTTGGCCAAACCCAGGTTGGCCAGTCTGGTAGTGATCTCTTCTGTGCTGGGCTACGGTCTTGCTACAGGAAGTGCCTCTTGGGTATGGACTGAATTCTGGGCTTTGGTTCTGGGAGGCTTCTTGGTCACGGGCGGAAGCAACGGGCTCAATCAGGTCATAGAATACCGATCGGACCTGCTCATGGACCGTACCAAGGACCGACCCATCGCTGCGGGCAGGCTAAGTCAAGGTACTGGAGCCATCTTCAGCACTCTGATGGGCCTGCTGGGCCTGGGAATCATCTGGTACTTCACCAATACCAATGCATTTCTACTAGCCTTAGCCGCCTTATTGAGCTATGTACTGATCTATACACCGCTCAAAAAAGTAACCCCCTGGGCAGTATTCGTGGGGGCATTTCCGGGGGCCATACCTCCTATGCTGGGCTGGATAGCGGCAACGGGAGAATTCGGATTGGAACCAGGAGCCTTGTTCGCCATACAGTTCATCTGGCAGTTCCCTCACTTCTGGTCTATCGCATGGGTGCTTCATGATGACTACGCTAAAGCGGGCTTCAAACTCCTCCCATCGGCTGGAGGCAAGGATAGCCGGAGCGCGTTCATGGTGCTGCTCTATTCGCTCTTCCTTATTCCGGTAGGACTGCTTCCATGGGCCTTGGGAACGACCGGGATCATATCGGCCGTAGTGGGGGTGGCACTGAGCAGCTTTTTCAGCTATATGGCATTCTTATTCTACAAAGAACAGGACATCCGATCTGCAAAACAGCTGATGTTCACCACCTTCTTCTACCTCCCGGTATTGCAGATCATTTTCGTCCTCGATCGTATTTAG
- a CDS encoding ComF family protein, with protein MKALQAHIPLLDLFYPTPCSACSTPLLRGEELICLSCRMDMPYARIHDMSYNAIETRLMGRFPFEAATSLLYFVKNGRVQHLMHRLKYEGHREVGEWMGASLAEELLSSERFHAMDYLIPVPLHPRKKKMRGYNQSEVIAQGMEQKGYGKLKHALKRVVDNTSQTRKDSLERWANVQDVFELDDSRELEGKRLLLLDDVMTTGATLEACANQLIKVDGVRLYVATIACAEF; from the coding sequence TTGAAGGCTCTTCAAGCACATATCCCCTTACTCGACCTTTTCTATCCCACCCCCTGCTCTGCCTGCTCCACACCCCTGCTCAGAGGAGAAGAATTGATATGTCTTTCATGTCGCATGGATATGCCCTATGCCCGTATCCATGATATGTCATATAACGCCATTGAAACGAGATTGATGGGACGATTCCCTTTCGAGGCTGCGACCAGTCTTCTATATTTTGTGAAGAACGGTAGGGTACAACACCTGATGCACAGACTCAAATACGAAGGACATCGAGAGGTAGGAGAATGGATGGGTGCCTCGCTGGCAGAAGAGTTGCTGAGTTCAGAACGATTTCACGCGATGGACTACCTTATTCCGGTCCCACTTCATCCTCGTAAGAAGAAGATGAGAGGATATAATCAATCCGAGGTCATCGCCCAGGGCATGGAGCAAAAAGGCTATGGGAAGCTGAAACACGCGCTTAAGCGTGTGGTGGACAATACGAGCCAAACACGAAAAGACTCCCTAGAACGTTGGGCCAATGTGCAGGATGTGTTCGAACTGGACGACTCCAGAGAATTAGAAGGGAAACGATTGCTCCTGCTGGATGATGTCATGACAACAGGTGCGACACTGGAAGCCTGTGCCAATCAATTGATCAAAGTCGATGGAGTCCGACTCTATGTAGCTACTATTGCCTGTGCAGAATTCTGA
- a CDS encoding cytochrome oxidase subunit III, whose product MAGHTESLSKEELWGGGGSPFRVSYGKLMMWLFLVSDALTFGGLLVAYGFFRHKYPDWPVGEKVFNAMPFLGEGYPLLYVALMTFILIISSVTMVLAVEAGHRLDKQGVIKWLGLTVVGGLFFLGSQAWEWYHFIHGSGGYITTSTGEVYHSNMDLHMTDEGTIHYVDGLELVQNKYGEGEIIPVPDSEVQGILADAVDYWHGANMLRNEYAATSNSSDQEYVKAAPQFGNAFFFITGFHGFHVFSGVVINLIILIQVIKGVYDKRGHFEMVEKTGLYWHFVDLVWVFVFTFFYLV is encoded by the coding sequence ATGGCAGGTCATACTGAGTCATTGAGCAAGGAGGAATTATGGGGAGGAGGGGGTTCTCCCTTCCGTGTTTCCTACGGTAAATTGATGATGTGGCTATTCTTGGTCTCTGATGCATTGACATTCGGAGGGCTATTGGTCGCATACGGATTCTTCCGGCATAAATATCCCGACTGGCCGGTCGGTGAAAAGGTGTTCAACGCCATGCCTTTCCTCGGGGAAGGCTATCCACTATTGTATGTGGCATTGATGACCTTCATTCTCATCATCAGTTCGGTGACCATGGTACTGGCCGTGGAGGCAGGCCATCGATTGGATAAACAAGGGGTGATCAAATGGCTCGGGCTTACTGTAGTAGGAGGGCTCTTCTTCCTCGGTTCTCAGGCTTGGGAATGGTATCACTTCATACACGGTAGTGGAGGCTATATCACCACTTCTACCGGAGAGGTATATCATTCCAATATGGATCTGCACATGACGGATGAAGGCACGATCCACTATGTAGATGGATTGGAACTCGTACAGAACAAGTACGGAGAAGGAGAGATCATTCCTGTTCCCGATTCAGAAGTACAAGGAATTTTGGCCGATGCAGTGGATTATTGGCACGGAGCCAACATGCTGCGCAATGAGTATGCAGCTACTTCGAACTCCAGTGACCAGGAGTATGTCAAAGCAGCACCGCAGTTCGGTAACGCATTCTTCTTTATCACCGGCTTCCATGGATTCCATGTATTCAGCGGTGTGGTCATCAACCTGATCATTCTCATCCAAGTGATCAAAGGAGTCTATGATAAACGAGGACACTTTGAAATGGTCGAGAAGACCGGGCTCTATTGGCACTTTGTCGATCTGGTCTGGGTATTTGTATTCACCTTTTTCTATCTCGTGTGA